CATTAGATTGTCTTCAACGCAGAGTTCTTGATATAATGAAGAGGGATGCTGCTAAAGACCCTGCAACTGATCCCAACGTCATGCGTGCTAGGCTGTTAATCAACCAGGTTTCGTTGTTTTTCATGCCCTTATCACACATATTACATCATGACTGATAAATGCGTTTTTCCCCTTCAAATGGCTAGTGCAGCCTTATTATGTTGGAAGGCCAGTGCATTGACAGTAACAACAATTGTTTGAATCTATTCTTAATTTGGTGCAGGTGGATAGAAAATTAGTCAAGCAAACAGTGATGACATCAGTATATGGTGTCACTTATATTGGTGCCCGTGATCAAATCAAGAGGAGGTTAAAGGAGCGCGGTGCTATTGATGATGATACAGAAGTGTTTGCGTGCGCTTGCTACGCTGCGAAAGTTAGTACTTCCAGCTTTATCTTTTACCAAGTTTCTTTTCCATATGAAAATATAGTTTAGAACTTGGTGTTTCAAATGCCATAGATTCCTTCAACTGTTGTTGAAATTCATGGGTCAGTTCTTCTCTCCAATGTATTCAAGTTGCAACTTAGCATGGTTTGAGCTAATTGCCTTTGAACTCAACAGACAACCTTGACTGCCTTGGGAGAAATGTTCGAGGCTGCACGTAGCATAATGAGTTGGTTGGGAGACTGTGCAAAGGTTTGTTTGGGCATTTCCCTCTAGCACCATGTCTTCCTCCTCCTGATTATTCAATTAGgtctttgattttgttgccTTGCATTACACT
This genomic window from Sesamum indicum cultivar Zhongzhi No. 13 unplaced genomic scaffold, S_indicum_v1.0 scaffold01195, whole genome shotgun sequence contains:
- the LOC105180357 gene encoding DNA-directed RNA polymerase 2A-like; protein product: MKRDAAKDPATDPNVMRARLLINQVDRKLVKQTVMTSVYGVTYIGARDQIKRRLKERGAIDDDTEVFACACYAAKTTLTALGEMFEAARSIMSWLGDCAKIIATENQPVRWTTPLGLPVVQPYRKLGRHMIKTSLQVLTLQRETDKVL